In Betaproteobacteria bacterium, one genomic interval encodes:
- a CDS encoding sulfate transporter, whose translation MLEKPLVSLATRSIALNRFDRMEWAGAFGDLGTLIPFVVAYIGMVGMDPFGILFAFGVALVVCGLYYRTPMPVQPMKAIGAVAATQAAQTAVITPAAVVGAGLATGGIWLLLGLTGTARRLATLVPRVVVTGIVLGLGMAFMIEGIKMMASGWLVAAIGLSGTVLLLTNRVIPAMFLLLIFGAACGLITEPSLWGDVAEITVEFRAPTFALSDLTWRDFLLGAVFLTLPQLPLTLGNAIIATADENNHLFADRPVDENKLSTSTGILNIFGASVGGVPMCHGAGGMAGHVTFGARTGGATVILGILLLVVALFLSSSVQTLLGIFPAAVLGVILFLTGAQLALGSCDFSKDRGERFITLITAAFCIWNVGIGFLVGLASTYLNKRGRLRL comes from the coding sequence ATGCTCGAAAAGCCCTTGGTATCCCTTGCAACTCGGTCGATCGCGCTAAATCGCTTCGACCGAATGGAATGGGCTGGCGCGTTCGGCGATCTCGGCACCCTGATTCCCTTCGTGGTTGCCTATATCGGCATGGTGGGCATGGATCCGTTCGGCATTTTGTTCGCGTTCGGCGTCGCCTTGGTCGTCTGCGGGCTCTACTATCGGACGCCGATGCCTGTGCAGCCGATGAAGGCAATCGGTGCGGTCGCGGCAACGCAGGCGGCTCAGACGGCCGTCATTACGCCCGCCGCCGTAGTCGGTGCGGGCCTCGCGACCGGCGGCATCTGGCTGCTACTCGGGTTGACCGGGACGGCGCGCCGCCTGGCCACTCTCGTGCCGCGCGTCGTTGTGACCGGCATTGTGCTGGGCCTCGGCATGGCTTTCATGATCGAAGGTATCAAGATGATGGCGAGCGGATGGCTCGTGGCAGCAATCGGGCTGAGCGGCACGGTGCTGCTGCTCACCAACCGCGTCATCCCCGCGATGTTCTTGCTCCTGATCTTTGGCGCAGCGTGCGGCTTGATCACCGAGCCTTCCTTGTGGGGCGATGTCGCCGAGATCACGGTCGAGTTCCGGGCGCCGACGTTTGCCCTGAGTGATTTGACGTGGCGGGATTTTCTGCTTGGCGCGGTGTTTTTGACGCTGCCACAGCTGCCCCTTACCCTGGGCAATGCGATCATTGCCACCGCCGACGAAAACAACCACCTGTTCGCCGATCGCCCCGTCGACGAGAACAAACTTTCCACGTCGACCGGGATTCTGAACATTTTCGGCGCGTCGGTCGGTGGCGTTCCAATGTGCCATGGCGCGGGCGGCATGGCGGGGCATGTCACCTTCGGCGCGCGCACGGGCGGCGCGACCGTCATCCTCGGCATCCTCTTGCTAGTAGTGGCCCTATTTCTCAGTAGCTCGGTTCAGACCCTGCTCGGCATCTTTCCAGCCGCCGTCCTGGGCGTCATCTTGTTTCTCACCGGCGCACAGCTCGCGCTCGGGTCCTGCGACTTCAGCAAGGACAGGGGCGAGCGGTTCATTACGCTGATTACCGCCGCTTTCTGCATCTGGAATGTCGGTATCGGGTTTCTCGTAGGCCTGGCCAGCACCTATCTGAACAAGCGCGGACGCCTGAGGTTGTAG
- a CDS encoding thioredoxin fold domain-containing protein produces MKLLLCLLACALLSTAGCALAAAPAPFEAAAFKAAAEAGKPVIIEVHADWCGECKAQNQVLTKLTGEPAYANLVRFRVDYDRQKDLVKKFGVRKQSTLVLYKGNTEVARLVGETAEAKIKAMLGKAI; encoded by the coding sequence ATGAAATTGCTCTTGTGTCTTCTGGCCTGCGCTCTGTTGTCCACAGCCGGTTGCGCGCTCGCTGCCGCGCCGGCACCGTTTGAGGCCGCTGCGTTTAAAGCCGCGGCTGAGGCAGGTAAGCCGGTGATTATTGAGGTCCATGCGGATTGGTGTGGTGAATGCAAAGCGCAGAACCAGGTGTTAACGAAGCTGACGGGGGAACCGGCCTATGCAAACCTGGTGCGCTTCCGCGTCGATTACGATCGCCAGAAGGATCTCGTAAAAAAATTCGGAGTCAGGAAGCAAAGCACGCTGGTGCTCTACAAAGGCAACACCGAGGTCGCGCGTCTGGTCGGTGAAACGGCCGAGGCCAAAATCAAAGCGATGCTCGGCAAGGCGATCTAA
- a CDS encoding cytochrome c biogenesis protein CcdA — protein sequence MGSAFLALMAGMLSTVSPCILPILPIVLVGALNTHRYGPLALVAGLTLTFTSVGLLLSGAIRAFDISEDTIRLVSAGLLLLFGIVLLSAALRARFAFVASPISARLNEALAGFAPDGLRGQFTVGALLGAMWVPCAGPTLGGALSLAANSTTLPAAGVIMALFSLGATLPLLLLAYGSRKALTARRASLAEIGRWGTPVLGGVLLVFGILVIVGWDRTIQAALVNAMPEWLVTVTTRF from the coding sequence ATGGGTAGCGCGTTTCTCGCGTTGATGGCCGGCATGCTGTCCACGGTGTCGCCGTGCATCTTGCCGATTCTGCCCATCGTGCTCGTCGGGGCGTTGAATACTCACCGCTACGGGCCCCTGGCTTTGGTCGCGGGCTTGACCCTCACCTTCACGTCGGTCGGGCTGCTGCTCTCCGGCGCCATTCGGGCATTTGACATTTCCGAGGATACGATTCGCCTCGTATCAGCGGGCTTACTGCTGCTATTCGGCATCGTCTTGCTGAGCGCGGCGCTACGCGCGCGCTTTGCCTTTGTGGCCTCGCCAATCTCTGCCCGACTCAATGAGGCCTTGGCCGGTTTTGCGCCGGACGGCCTACGCGGCCAGTTTACGGTGGGCGCGTTGCTGGGTGCGATGTGGGTACCCTGCGCCGGCCCGACGCTCGGCGGAGCGCTGTCGCTGGCTGCGAATAGCACGACATTGCCAGCAGCCGGGGTCATCATGGCGCTTTTCAGCCTTGGCGCCACGCTGCCTTTATTGCTGCTTGCCTACGGTTCCCGCAAGGCGCTGACGGCGCGCCGGGCTTCGCTCGCGGAGATCGGCCGGTGGGGCACACCCGTGCTGGGTGGCGTGCTCCTCGTCTTCGGTATATTGGTTATAGTCGGCTGGGATCGAACCATCCAGGCAGCGCTTGTAAACGCCATGCCCGAATGGCTCGTCACCGTAACGACACGGTTTTGA
- a CDS encoding MerR family DNA-binding protein: MKELATPRATLTTSAIMKRSGLGRNALRFYEERGLLESAQRTAAGYRLYTPAVLLDLQFIKQAKAAGLSLAEIKDLLAIGRDEVSTCGAVAKTIAAKVTDIEALIAQLERRKAFLQEFLGTCKSNNAAARCEVRTRGFQPSACCAPSSTGGAAKAN; the protein is encoded by the coding sequence ATGAAGGAACTTGCTACGCCAAGGGCGACACTCACGACCTCCGCCATCATGAAGCGGTCCGGGCTGGGGCGGAATGCGCTGCGCTTCTACGAGGAAAGGGGTCTGCTGGAGTCTGCGCAGCGCACGGCCGCCGGCTATCGGCTCTACACACCCGCGGTGCTGCTCGATCTGCAATTCATCAAGCAGGCTAAAGCGGCCGGACTCTCACTGGCAGAGATAAAGGACTTGCTTGCCATCGGACGCGATGAAGTAAGCACCTGCGGCGCCGTTGCCAAGACGATCGCAGCGAAGGTCACCGATATTGAGGCCCTCATCGCTCAGCTGGAGCGGCGCAAGGCCTTTCTGCAGGAGTTTCTCGGCACCTGCAAATCGAACAACGCGGCGGCGCGCTGTGAGGTTCGAACGCGCGGATTTCAGCCGTCTGCGTGCTGCGCCCCTTCGTCGACAGGCGGTGCGGCGAAAGCGAATTAG
- a CDS encoding YnfA family protein: MKVIAVYVLAALAEIAGCFAFWAWLRLDQSVYWLIPGMVALAAFAYLLTLIDSAAAGRAYAAYGGVYIVATLFWLWAVERVRPDQWDAIGAGVALLGAGIIIFGPRG; encoded by the coding sequence ATGAAAGTGATCGCGGTTTACGTTCTGGCCGCGCTCGCCGAAATTGCCGGCTGTTTTGCGTTCTGGGCGTGGCTCAGGCTGGACCAGTCGGTTTATTGGCTGATCCCCGGCATGGTGGCGCTGGCCGCGTTCGCTTACCTGCTGACGCTGATCGATAGCGCCGCCGCGGGGAGAGCCTATGCGGCCTACGGCGGCGTTTATATCGTGGCGACGCTGTTCTGGTTATGGGCCGTGGAACGCGTGCGTCCGGATCAATGGGACGCGATCGGCGCCGGCGTTGCCTTGCTGGGTGCCGGCATCATCATCTTCGGCCCGCGCGGCTAA
- a CDS encoding cation transporter yields MADRADHPRGLQNAVRLVSVNFLIAIALGWTARRRARLGMLLAGILLVPGLATLWMAWEKFTLPVPPEPFALSLTGLGALAVNLSCAFMLASYRRHSSSLTKAAFLSARNDAIANVAIIGAGLLTAATLSGWPDLVVGLGIAVMNADATRVVWRTARQEHRAAAT; encoded by the coding sequence ATGGCGGACCGCGCTGATCATCCCCGGGGGTTGCAGAACGCCGTCCGTCTCGTCTCCGTCAATTTCCTGATCGCGATCGCCCTGGGATGGACGGCGAGGCGGCGTGCGCGGCTGGGGATGCTACTGGCTGGCATCCTGCTCGTCCCCGGTTTGGCAACGCTTTGGATGGCGTGGGAGAAGTTCACCCTGCCGGTGCCTCCAGAACCGTTCGCGCTCTCGCTGACGGGCCTCGGCGCCCTGGCGGTCAACCTGAGTTGCGCCTTCATGCTGGCGAGCTACCGCCGGCATAGCAGCAGCCTCACGAAAGCGGCTTTCCTCTCGGCCCGGAACGATGCGATCGCAAACGTAGCCATCATCGGCGCGGGCTTGCTTACCGCCGCCACACTTTCCGGATGGCCGGACTTGGTCGTCGGCCTCGGCATTGCGGTGATGAATGCGGATGCGACCAGAGTGGTCTGGCGCACCGCCCGACAGGAACACCGCGCCGCGGCGACATGA
- a CDS encoding helix-turn-helix domain-containing protein: MVATPGRVTPYPRIPGHEIAGEIVAVGSEVKSFKTGQRVTNHFYLRRKVKSGFKLSIAALMGACTLPCMAQSYPAKPVRVLIVFPPGGSNDVTARIAFSKMAAITGQQFVLENRGGAAGTIGAEVVAKSPPDGYTVMVQSTTHIANAHLYKKLPYDTLKDFIGVTTLARQVGVLLVHPSLPVRTGKELSALAKKRPNDLTYASSGNGSYAHMAMALFMSMANIKMLHIQYKGGGPANIALVAGETPTLLTSLGSVVNYIKQGRARALAESARPGVGSRVLTEALLKQCLVLALRRWIELEASPLPLLPWLAGVADTRLSRALHAVFEQPAAAFTVEGLAMIAAMSRSAFAAAFRRAFGQSPMSLVKLVRLRRASELLVTTALPVADVAKRVGFSSRSNFSLAFSQLHGMDPSRFRRTFTVTAKG, from the coding sequence ATGGTCGCCACGCCCGGGCGCGTCACGCCCTATCCGCGCATTCCGGGACACGAGATCGCCGGCGAGATCGTCGCGGTCGGCTCCGAGGTGAAATCGTTCAAGACCGGGCAGCGCGTGACCAATCATTTCTACCTGAGGAGAAAGGTGAAGTCAGGCTTCAAGTTATCCATCGCCGCATTGATGGGCGCATGCACCCTGCCTTGCATGGCGCAAAGCTATCCCGCCAAGCCGGTACGCGTGCTCATCGTGTTCCCGCCCGGAGGCTCCAACGACGTGACCGCGCGCATCGCATTCAGCAAGATGGCGGCGATCACTGGCCAGCAGTTCGTACTCGAGAACCGCGGCGGCGCGGCCGGCACCATCGGCGCAGAAGTGGTCGCCAAGAGCCCACCCGACGGCTACACGGTGATGGTGCAGTCCACGACGCATATCGCCAACGCGCATCTGTACAAGAAGCTGCCGTACGACACGCTGAAGGATTTCATCGGAGTGACCACGCTGGCGCGGCAAGTCGGCGTGCTGCTGGTGCATCCGTCGTTGCCGGTGCGCACCGGCAAGGAACTGAGCGCCCTGGCGAAGAAACGGCCGAACGACCTGACCTACGCCTCCTCCGGCAACGGCAGCTACGCGCACATGGCGATGGCGCTCTTCATGTCGATGGCGAATATCAAGATGTTGCACATCCAGTACAAGGGTGGCGGCCCGGCCAATATCGCGCTCGTCGCGGGCGAGACACCCACCCTCCTCACCTCGCTCGGCTCGGTCGTCAATTACATCAAGCAGGGCCGGGCGCGGGCGCTGGCTGAGTCGGCCCGGCCGGGAGTAGGATCACGTGTGCTGACTGAGGCATTGCTCAAGCAGTGTCTGGTACTAGCGTTACGGCGCTGGATCGAGCTTGAGGCCTCGCCATTACCCTTATTACCCTGGTTGGCCGGTGTGGCTGACACGCGGCTAAGTCGCGCATTGCACGCTGTTTTCGAGCAGCCTGCCGCTGCATTTACAGTGGAAGGTCTCGCGATGATCGCAGCCATGAGCCGTTCAGCGTTTGCCGCCGCATTCCGGCGCGCCTTTGGTCAATCGCCGATGAGTTTGGTCAAGCTAGTGCGGCTGCGTCGCGCGAGTGAGCTATTGGTTACCACGGCACTTCCGGTGGCCGATGTCGCTAAACGGGTCGGGTTCTCCAGCAGGAGCAATTTTTCTCTCGCGTTCAGTCAACTTCACGGAATGGACCCAAGTCGCTTTCGCCGTACGTTCACAGTGACTGCAAAAGGATAG